TGCTAACCTTCTTACTTAGGCTCCAACCTTGAATATACTCCAGGCCCGTCAAACCTCGTCTGATAACTGTCCGGATAGCATCTCGGGTGGGGGTATTGCTGGAATCGTCATTGGGTCGATCGCAGGCACGCTATTGCTTCTGTGGCTCTGGAGAATGTGCTCATTGCCCGGAGCCCAGGGCGGCGGAGAGCCCGATTATGGTTATAGCAGCtatggtggtggaggaacCGAGACTCGCCACCGGCATCGACGTCGACGAAGTCCAACATACTATGAGTATGTGGAGAAACCGAATGTGAGGAGACCAGCGAAGGTCTACCTCAGCTGAAATGAAATGGAGCACGTgggatatataaatatatttatggAAACAAGTCAATGCCCTGAAATGCCTTTCTGGGTTTGGCTTGGATGTCAGGTGCTATGGCCGTCATTAAACGTATTGAACGAACGGTACGACGTCACGATTCAGGAAATTACCAACATAAGATCTGCCTACTACTATGTACTTGTCAGGTCGGTATGGGGATAACGGAGATGAAAGCAACCACTACACGAACTTTTCTTATGAACAGACTTCACGTTTCAGTCTGAACCACACATGGGACGCGGTGGAACATCGTGCGAATATTGTATGACCCAAggatatttcttcttcttatcaaGCGCAATGCAAGGGATGTTCATGAAAACCTTACATATATAATAACATTGTTGATGTCGTCGCAAATTGTTTCATATGCAtgtacagtactccgtactccgtgttgtacggagtatgtagaCTGTATGTATGCAAGTACAATACATGTACACTCGAACAACGCCCGGTGTGTAGGTCcttaattagaattttcGTCGAAGTGCTAGTACACTCTcttctaattataaaatggCCCGAGGACTTAAAATCTTTGCCGGGGCATTGCCACCGGAGCCACTCACCGCTGGAGAATTATAACAAAGGTGCCTATGGCATGGCATTACTATTCAATTTGTGAGGCCAAGATGGATGGAGCCTTTGTTGGCAACACCGAAGCTAGTTTCACTTACCGGATTCCACCTCTTGCATTTTCATTTGCTGTGGTTCAGGGGGTTTGAACTCGGAAGGGTATTTCGGGCAACTGTGGCACCCGGTTTATTGTActccagaaaaaaaaattaaaatggATGATCTGATCTGCTTTTGTAACCGTACCCCAACTTGTTATGATCGAGACGTATTCATCCCGAGTTCCCCCACGTATCACGTATATGACAGAAAGATCCCCTTGGTAAGGGGTCCTCTACTGGTACCAATCGTAGCACTTCATAATGCGTTTCCGTGGGTTTTCCAGATCAAGTTTCAAGGGCCTTATCAGGACCCCTGCAGAAATTGTGTGATTGGCGGTGATAGCCCCAGATTTGTTTGACCTTTTAAGGGCCGGCGCACAGCTAGTTCAGATGCGGTTAGTTTGAGGGACAGGGACCCTAAGCTACTTACCACATCAGGCTAGCCGACCAGTTGAACTAGCCACCCTCGGCATTAGTGTGCGCATCCAAGACCGATAGATTCCCAGTTTTGGACTGCTCAAACTTACCCCTTAACAATTGGAACCACCAAATTAGTGGTATTGCTGCAgatggaaggagaaaaagaaaaaaaatggaTACAGAACACAGCTTGGCCAGTGCCAACCATAGAAAAGatggcaaagaaaaaggacgCTAATAATAATTACCCGGTTTAATTAAAGCAATGGAAATCGCCGCCATGATTGTTCTTCCAACCCTCTCCTGTCGTTCCCCTCCTATTCCCACCGTTCGTCGttctctttccattccttctcccgGGTGGACATCAATTCCTCGTGCGACGTGATCGCACATCCAGTCCTTATTTCGGATATTGTCACTCTTTTATCTCAGAACCGATTGTTCGTCGCATTACCGACCACCCTTTCCCTCCTTATCTGAGCCGAAACAACTCGTCGACTTGAATCCGGGGTTTTAGCTTTTGCGTGTTCCACTCTGTTTTATACATCATCCACAATCATTTCGAGGAACGGGAGGGGTTTCCAAGTCTAACTGTACCTTTCCACCATGTCGCTCTTCAATGTACTGGCCCTGTTGATGGCCTTCGTCTGTTCGGTGACCGCTCAGACATGGACCGACTGTAACCCTCTCAATGAAACCTGTCCTGCAGCGCCGGCTCTGGGTACTAATCACTCTTGGGTCTTCAATGAGACCATGGACGACAAGATTTGGTCGGTTACGAACGGCCAAGTGGACTGGAAAGATACCGGCGCGGAATTCTCcatcaaaaagaaattagattcGCCAACGATGCAGTCGAccttctttatcttcttcggtATTGTCGAGTCCCACGTCAAGATGGCGAAGGGCGGCGGTATCGTCAGCAGTGTGGTGCTTCAATCAGCCGATCTAGACGAGATCGACTGGGAGTGGATCGGCTACAATACCTCTGAGGTCCAATCTAACTACTTCGGCAAAGGCAACGACACCTCGTTTAACCGTGGTGGCTTCCACTATGTGGAGAACGCTGATACAGAATTCCACAACTACACCACCTACTGGACTCAGGAGAAGCTCGAGTGGTGGATCGACGGCAATCTGGTCCGCACGCTGAAGCCTGAAGATGCCCTGGATGGCAAGAACTATCCACAAACACCTAGCAACATTCGTTTTGGTATCTGGCCTGCCGGTGATCCCAAGAACGCGCAGGGAACGATTGAATGGGCTGGAGGTGAGGTCGATTATAATGCCGGCCCTTACACCATGGTTGTTAAGAACGTGCGTGTGCATGACTTCCACACTGGAAAAGAGTACAACTACACAGATCACTCTGGTTCCTGGGAAAGCATTAAGGTTGTCGAGTAAGTCTTTCCCCTGAATTTGAGACTTATATGCTGCGTCTATTACCTGGTACTAACATTGAAATAAGGGGTAACTCCACCACCGTGGACGAACTGAACAAGGAGCCAGAGAAGTCTCTGGCAGAGAAATGGGCAGACCTACCAACTGCCGCTAAGACCGGTGTTTACTGCGGTGCCGCAGCTGCTGGAGTTCTTCTTATCGCCGGAGCCGCTCTTTACTTCGTCAGGCAGCGTAAGAAGGGACGTCTCGAATACGCCCTTGATGACGCCAAGTGGAACACTGAACGAAATGAGATGAACAATCTGCAAACCACGTGGAAAGCAAGCGAATGGGGAAACAAAGGTTATCAACCTGTGAACTAGCCAAAACTTCGTCAGAGATACCTAGGGATACGACAACACTATCCCTGCGTTGATGATGAAaacgaaacaaagaatgCTTTTCGGATGTCTTCTGCTACGCCACCTGCACAAGGATCTGTTATGTTGCGTCCTTGCACGTCGCAGCAGAGGTCGAGCGAAATGATCTCGCGCCGGCTTTGCTGGCCAAAGTTGCGTGGGTTGGTTTTCAATCTCGGGGTTTTGGCGTCGTTTTGGTAGAGCATATTGGGCTCATGATTTGCCTCACAATCCTCTTCCCTATTCTTCCAATTtatgtctatatatataccatttACTAACTTTTTGTATTGTGTTTACAACTGGACACTTTCTTTGATTGTATATACCAATCTGCATTGTATATCCAATTTCGCAGCCTCCTCTACTTTTCCCATTAGATGGTGTATGGCATCTATAGCCAAGCTTTCAAACTCACCGCCTATGCTCTCCCATATGTTTCTGTTGGATAACCACATCTTTGCCAATCCAGAGCTGATAGGCGTTCTTTGACTGCAAAGATTAAGCTTGACCGAAAAACTCTCGAGTCGTCTTACGAATTAACGATGACAATCATCAGTTGTACACAGCATTGAACTCAAGGACTGAGGATATTCTTTGGTTTGTATACAAAGTTGCACAAGGGAAGGTGATCTACTTTATGAACCAAGAGCGGGGACAAAGGGGTATTGTACATGAGCTGATCTGGATGTATAGCCGACGGCCTATAGccacttcttctcatccGAACCCAAGGGCTTTGGCATGATATCCCATCCAACCTCGACCCCTTGTATCGAGGCGGAATGACGCACAGCGGTCATTTCACCGAAGCCTGTTGGCCTTGTCTCCAGATATTCCGAAGGTACATCGGCAGTGCACGTATAGTCCTGTGACTGGAAACCGTCTCTGCCGGTGAACTGCCCAAGCGATCGCAGATATTTCATTACCCCAGCCAGGGAAACATTAACCTCCCAAGAACCGCCCTCTGTAGCCTGCTTGTACAGAGCAGCTTGGACACCTGACGCAAGGAAGTAGCCTGCTGCATGGTCTAAAGCTTGGCATGGCATTGGTCGTGCAGGCTCCCCAGCACCGTAATGTTCCGCTTCGGACACATTCATGCCAGAGCATGTTTGGACTAGTGAGTCAAACCCACGTTTGTCTGACCATGGACCAGAAGGTCCGTAGGCAGAGAGATTGGCGCAGATGATACCGCGATGCGAGAACCGCCGAGCAAGTACATCGGGTGAGAGACCGCGGGAAGCCAGACTACCAGGTCTATATCCTTGAATGACGACGTGAGCGTCCTCAAGGAGCCGGGTGAGATCCTCACGACCCTCCTGTGTCAGCAAATCAAGCTGCACTGTCCTTTTCCCACGACCAAGGTCACGGTCCAAGACCGGAAGGTCAGGAAGATTTGGACTGGTCACCCAGAGAACGTCAGCACCGTGAGCAGCCAATGTTCTCCCAGATAACGGCGCGGCAATCACCCGAGAGAACTCCAGCACACGAAGGCCTCGGAGAGATTTGTCAGCATTTGCTGCACGTATCTCCTGCGGAAGGCCAACAGGGGCATCCCCGATCTTCCGGAGGAGAATAGGAAAGTCGGCAATTGCGCGCGCCTGCGGGAGGGCGTCCCATTCTGAGTAGCTGCGAAGGGCAGAGATCACTACACCAGCCTCAAATGCAGCAGATTCTAGGTCCACCGAGCGCCACGACGCGATTTTGGAAGCAAACTCAGCGCGATCGACATCCGGTGAGCATCCTACAAGAGCCGTCGCACCGTTGTGATGGTTGGTAAAGGAATCGTGCACTCGCACATATCCGTCCAAGGATTTGTGCAGTCCACTCAGAGGACCCCATGTATCGGGTAAAGACTGACCAGGAAACGAATAAAGCCTCTCCGACTTGAATTCGATCACGGCATGCCGCCGAGGGACTGTTACCATCGGAGTTGGCATGGAATTGCGAAGGGCATGAATTTGAGCTGCAAGCAATGCGGAAAGACTAATTGTTGCTTGAGCAAGATCTGCTATCTTGAACGATGAGGGAAGACCTAGCTCATTCCCATCTATGTGAAGAGATCGAAGAGTCTCCTCAGGAAGACCCAGGCCTTTCCATACGTACTCCACCGTATCTTTCGACGTGAAGGTGGTCCGATCAATGGTGGCAGATTCAATCGAGTAATTGGCCGAAGTACCACCGAGGGTGTTGTTGGTTGTCATAATACTCAATTTCGCAGATATTCTAGTCACGTGCCTGGATGAATTGAGTACTCGATTCATTATAATCGAGTATTGTCAGAGCTGGGAAAATGTTCGTATTATAAGTCACGTTGCCTGAAGGGCCAGTCACATGCTTTGTCAATACTTATCACTCGTGATACTTCGACCCATCCATTATATTTATACGTGGTCTTGTTCGGAAGAACGGCACAACTCCGTGACTCAATTTCTGCCTGGTGCTCACCTCGGCATTGTGCGAATGTGACCGAGCGGTGGTCGAATAATATACCATTTCGACGCTATCACCATTCGGCTATTTTCTATCTCCGCCGAGCACGGTCTCCGAATTCTACTGCTTGTCTGTAGGTACATCGAGCAGGAAACAACTAATGAATACTTTGTCTCGTTCACCAAACACAGTGTACTGTGCTAAAAGATATGCCGCTGGCTTATCAATATGCGCACAGAATAAACAATTTCCAAGTCGTCTCGCTGGAATCACGCAGTATCTTGTCGCATGACTAGCGGGGAAATCATCTTGCGTCCAATGGGCGAAAGACTCCgtatagagaagaaagatcgCGGAGTATCTTCGTTCCGCTCGTCATGTATCAAGCCGACTATTTCCtgtgaggatgatgatggattCAACGGTGAAACACACCTGATCCTCAATGACAACGCCACGTGTAATGCGGTCAACATAATTTATAATTGCTGCAAAAGACAGCTATAAAATGCAGGTACATATATGACCGAGATAGCAAACATCCTTCTGGCAGGAACCGGGGTGAAACATATCCGGTTACCCAGGAGAAGTAATGCTTCAACAATTGTACAACAGAAGACGCCCCTTTTCTTGAAGACAATATACTTTGGATCAGCCCAATTCTGTGCTGTGGTGCTTCTCTTCGGCGCCACATAAAACACATAGAGCAGACAAAGTAAGCAAAACCATCATCTGCCGGGGCTCTACATACCTTGTCAAACGGTAATGCTGAGAAGAGCCCGCATCCTATGGGTGGCTCAGCTGTCCATGGTTGATTCATAAAAAGAATTCTAAGACATTCTTCCCAATGCTTAGCATGATCCCATATGTCCGCCCTTGGTTTCCGAGATCTTACCTGTTCGCCCTGATAGACACCGATTGCCTTTCAATCAGTTGTCCTGGCTTAACAGAGTCGTATACCGGCAGTGCTCACATGGGAAGCTCGGAGTGATACATTTAGTTAGCTGTCACCAATCCTTCGTCCCGAGATACTAAAGATTGACATAATTTCTGTCTGACTCGCCATGGAAGAGACGAACCTCATTCCAATTCCAGAGCCCCGAGGCCTTCCTCTGTTGGGAAACATTCTGGATGTTGATTCAGAGGCACCGGAGAAAAGCTTTCAGCGGCTGGCGGAAACATATGGTATATCCCAACAAGCACGCATTCTACTGCTTTGGTTGCCGTAGCTCTGTTCAGTCCCATTATATCAAGCATATCTTTCGGCACCGCTAATTATACGCATTATAAGGTCCAATCTTTCGGCTGAACCTCGCCGGAGCCTCAAGAGTGTTCATAAGCACTTACGAACTCGTCGACGAAATTTGCGATGAGGAACGATTCACCAAGGTTGTGACCGCTGGATTGAGAGAGATTCGAAACGGCGTTCAAGATGGTCTGTTTACTGCAGATTATCCTGGAGAGGATAACTGGGCAATTGCACATCGCGTCCTGGTTCCTGCTTTTGGACCGTTGATGATTCGAGCTATGTATGAAGGTGTGTTTTTCCACTGTGCCAAACACTACCTGATAATCGGAAGCTTGACGACATATAGACATGTACGACATTGCAAGCCAGCTTGCTCTGAAATGGGCACGGCAGGGGTCTTCTGCGACCATAA
This Aspergillus flavus chromosome 1, complete sequence DNA region includes the following protein-coding sequences:
- a CDS encoding putative acyl-CoA transferases/carnitine dehydratase, giving the protein MNRVLNSSRHVTRISAKLSIMTTNNTLGGTSANYSIESATIDRTTFTSKDTVEYVWKGLGLPEETLRSLHIDGNELGLPSSFKIADLAQATISLSALLAAQIHALRNSMPTPMVTVPRRHAVIEFKSERLYSFPGQSLPDTWGPLSGLHKSLDGYVRVHDSFTNHHNGATALVGCSPDVDRAEFASKIASWRSVDLESAAFEAGVVISALRSYSEWDALPQARAIADFPILLRKIGDAPVGLPQEIRAANADKSLRGLRVLEFSRVIAAPLSGRTLAAHGADVLWVTSPNLPDLPVLDRDLGRGKRTVQLDLLTQEGREDLTRLLEDAHVVIQGYRPGSLASRGLSPDVLARRFSHRGIICANLSAYGPSGPWSDKRGFDSLVQTCSGMNVSEAEHYGAGEPARPMPCQALDHAAGYFLASGVQAALYKQATEGGSWEVNVSLAGVMKYLRSLGQFTGRDGFQSQDYTCTADVPSEYLETRPTGFGEMTAVRHSASIQGVEVGWDIMPKPLGSDEKKWL
- a CDS encoding concanavalin A-like lectin/glucanase domain-containing protein → MSLFNVLALLMAFVCSVTAQTWTDCNPLNETCPAAPALGTNHSWVFNETMDDKIWSVTNGQVDWKDTGAEFSIKKKLDSPTMQSTFFIFFGIVESHVKMAKGGGIVSSVVLQSADLDEIDWEWIGYNTSEVQSNYFGKGNDTSFNRGGFHYVENADTEFHNYTTYWTQEKLEWWIDGNLVRTLKPEDALDGKNYPQTPSNIRFGIWPAGDPKNAQGTIEWAGGEVDYNAGPYTMVVKNVRVHDFHTGKEYNYTDHSGSWESIKVVEGNSTTVDELNKEPEKSLAEKWADLPTAAKTGVYCGAAAAGVLLIAGAALYFVRQRKKGRLEYALDDAKWNTERNEMNNLQTTWKASEWGNKGYQPVN